The DNA segment CGCACACGATGACCTTGAGGTAATTGGCGCAGTCGGCGCTTTTATGGTGTACGTGTGCGACAAAACTGGCATCGATTGGCGCGAAGTGCTTAGTGATTGCGAAATGGTCCACGATGACGCAAAACGCGAGCGGCGTTCGTTGTCATGAACCGCTTCATCCCCGACCTACCAGCGCGCGAATACAGCAATGCTTGATTACAACCTCACCTTCGACGAATACCTTGCACTCCCAGGCGAGCACTTCTCGTCAATCAAGGAGATGCATCGGTCCCCCGCGCATTACCGCTCGCGTGTTCGCCCTGCTGATTCGGACGCATTGCGAACTGGGCGGGCCCTGCATGCGGCCATCCTCGACCCTGCGTCGATCAAGATCGTGGAATACGCTGGCGTGCGTCGTGGGAAGGAATGGAATGCGTTTCAGCAGGACCATGCCGACGAACTCATTCTGACGCCAAAGCAAGCCGTAGACGTTCGCGGCATGCGCGCGAGCGTTCATGCGCACCGACACGCTTCTCGGCTGCTACGCAATGGGCGTCCCGAGGTGACTGCACGTTTTGAGGTCGACGGCGTACCATTCAAAGCGCGCCTGGATTTCGTGTGCACCGACAGCGATCTGATCGAGGTCAAGAGCACCCGCGACAACCATCCGCAGCAATTCGAGCGCGAGTTTGCGCGTCGGCTTTACCATGCACAGGTCGCGCTTTATAGAATGGCGCTGCAAGCAAACGGCCTACCGTGTCGCAAAGTGTACAGCATTGCAATATGCAAAACGCCACCTTTCGAGGTTGTCGTTTACGATATCAGCGAGGAAACCATCGAGACGGGCGCGCGATGGGTTCGCGACTGGGTGGCGCGCCTGAAGGAGTGCGAACGGGCCCGCGCTTGGCCTGGCATTGACAACGGCAACATTCTTACCTTGCGTATTCCTGACTGGGCAATCTCGGATGGCTTGCCCGACATCGAAGGAGACTACGACGAATGACCGCGCAAAAAATAACTGGACACATCGATTTGGCGTACCCCACGAAGTACGTCAAGGCGGCTGATCTGAAGGGGCGAGACGTTACGGTGCGCATTGTGTGCCTTGAATCCGACGTACTCGTAATGCAAGGCGGCAAAAAGGAGCGCAAAAACGTGCTCACCATGGCGACGCTACAGGGCAAGCAGCTCGGCAAGCAGCTCGTACTCAATAAGACGAACGCTCGCCTTATCGCAGGACAGCACGGGCCGCTCATTGAAGCGTGGACCGGCAAAGAAATCACGATTTACCCCACCACGACCAAATGCGGGCGTGATATGGTCGAATGCGTGCGCGTTCGTGGCCGGGTCACGAAAAACGCTGAAGATGTTCCTGACGATATGGCACGCGATCCGGAACCGGAAGCGCCGCCTCAATTCGATG comes from the Polyangiaceae bacterium genome and includes:
- a CDS encoding PD-(D/E)XK nuclease-like domain-containing protein, yielding MLDYNLTFDEYLALPGEHFSSIKEMHRSPAHYRSRVRPADSDALRTGRALHAAILDPASIKIVEYAGVRRGKEWNAFQQDHADELILTPKQAVDVRGMRASVHAHRHASRLLRNGRPEVTARFEVDGVPFKARLDFVCTDSDLIEVKSTRDNHPQQFEREFARRLYHAQVALYRMALQANGLPCRKVYSIAICKTPPFEVVVYDISEETIETGARWVRDWVARLKECERARAWPGIDNGNILTLRIPDWAISDGLPDIEGDYDE